GCGCGCGAGGGCGAGGCGGTGCTGGAGATCCTCGGCCGCCTCCTGGCGGCGCGCTTCCCGCTGCCCGCGGCCGTGGAGACGGCCAGCGCCCTCTTCACCCTGCGCACGGCGCGGGAGAGCGTGGCCGCCCTGGACTTGGCGCTGGTGGACCTGCGCCGGGGCCGCCTGGAGTGCGTCAAGGGCGGGGCGCCGCCCAGCTTCCTGCGCCGGCGGGGCGAGGTGGAGGTGCTGGAGCAGCAGGCGCCCCCGCTGGGTTCGGCCGGCTTCCCCCGCCCCGTGCCCTTGGAGCGACCGCTCGCCGCCGGCGACCTGCTCCTCCTGGTGAGCGACGGGGTTCCCGCCGCCTTCGCCCCGGGCGCCGAGGGCGTCGCCCGGCTGGCCGGCCTTCTCCGGCATCCGCTGCCGGGCGGGCCGCAGGAGGCGGCCGAGCGGATCCTGGCGCAGGCGGTGGCGGCGGCGGGCGGCGAGCCGGAGGACGACCTGACGGTGGTGGCGGTGCGGCTCCTGCCCGCGCGCTGAGCCCGGGCGGGCGCGGCTATACTGCCAGGCAGGAGGCGCACGCGTGGACGAGGTGGAGCGGTTCCGCCGCCGCCTGGTCGAGGAGGCGCTCCGGCGGCGCCTCTTCGGCCCCCGCCAGCGCGTGCTCGTGGCCCTCTCGGGCGGGCCGGACTCCTCCGCCCTTCTCGACGCCCTGGCCGCCGTCCGCCAGATCTGGCCGCTCCGCCTCTACGCGCTCTACGTCGACCACGGCCTCAGGCCGGAGAGTGCCGGGGAGGCCCGCTTCTGCCGGGAGCTGACCGCTGCGCGCGGGATCCCGCTGGCGGTCCGGCGGGTGGACGTGCGCGGCCTGGCGGCGCGACCGGGCTGGTCGCTGGAGAGCGCGGCGCGCGAGCTGCGCCTGCGCGCCCTGCGCGAGGAGGCATGGCGTCTCGGGGCGGAGCGGGTGGCGCTGGGCCACCAGGCGGACGACCGGGCGGAGACGGTGCTGATGCGCCTCCTCCGCGGCGCCGGGCGCGGGGGCCTGGGCGCCATGAGCTGGCAGAGGCCGCCCTTCGTCCGACCCCTCCTCGCCTTCCGGCGGGAGGAGACGCGCGCCTACTGCCGGGCGGCGGGCATCGAGGCGCGCGAGGACGCCACCAATCTGGACCCGCGCTTCTTCCGCAACCGCATCCGGCTCGAGCTGCTGCCCGCGCTGGAGCGGACAGCCCCCGGCCTGCGGTGGCGCCTCTGGCGGCTGGCCGAGATCCTCTCCGACGAGGAAGCCTGGCTGGAGGAGCTGACGCGCGCCCGCCTCCCGGAGCTCCTGGACGCGGACGGCCGCCTGGACCGCCGCGGCTTTCGCCGCCTGCCGCCGGCGGCCCAGCGCCGGCTCCTGCGGCTCCTGGCGGGGGCACCGCCGCGCCAGCTCGACTTCGACCGCCTGGAGGCGGCGCGCCGGGCGCTTCTCGGCGGGCGGCCGCGGCGGGTGGAGCTGGGCGGCGGGCGCCTCGTGGAGGTGGAGGGGGAGCGCGCCGCCGTCCGCGACGCCGCGGCGCGGGAGCGCGGGGGGGAAGACGGCCCCCGGGCGCCCGCTGCGGGGACCGTCGCCTGGACGCTGCCGCCGGGCTCGGTCCTCCTCTGGCGGGCTCCGGGCGGGGGCTTCTGGCGCTTCCGCCTGGCGGGTCCCGCCCCCCGGCCCGGCGAACCGGAGCCGGGCTGGCGCCCGCTCTGGCTGGACGCGGCGCGGCTCGCGCCCGGCGGGCTGGCGGTGCGGGCGCCCCGGCGCGGCGACCTCTGGTGGCCGGCCGGCCTGGGAGCGGCGCGGCGTCTCCTCCCCGCCCTGAAGCGGAACGGACTCGAGCGTGGGGAATGGGAAGGCTGGCCGGTCGTTCTCCACGCCGGGCGGCCGCTCTGGAGCCCCGGCCTCGTGCCCGACCAGAGGCTGCTCGCCCGCGCCGGGGCGCCGGCCTGGGCGCTCTACGCCGAGCCGCCGCCCGCTTCGGGCCATGGGGCGGAGAGAAGCCTATGATAGAATCAACTCGCATCGGGTAGCGACCCGCAGTTGCGGGGCGGGCGGGGAGCCGTGGGAGGAGCGGCCGGGCGGACCCGGCACCGGCTCCCCGCTCCTGCTAGGAGGGCGAGGATGAACTCCAACCGGGCGATCCGCAGCCTAGCCTTCTACGTCCTGCTGTTCCTGCTCGTGGTCACCATGTTCCAGCTCTTCTCCCACACCGAGACCAAGCAGCCGCAGCAGGTGACTTACAACCGCTTTCTGACCCTGGTCGACCAGGGCCAGGTGAGCAGCGTCCAGATCCAGACGGACGGCAGGCTGGTCGGGCAGCTCAAGGATAAGACCGAATTCACCACCACGGTGCCGCCGCAGGCCATCGGCGAGATCAGCAACCAGCTCTACGCCAAAGGGGCCAGCGTGGACATCCAGACGCCCGTCCAGGCCCCCTGGTGGACCGGCCTGATCACCACGCTGCTGCCCATCGTGATCATCGTCGGCTTCTTCATGTACATGATGCAGTCGTCGCAGGGCGGCGGGAGCCGGGTGATGCAGTTCGGCCGCAGCCGGGCCAAGATGAACGTCGACGACCCCAAGCACCGCGTCACCTTCGCCGACGTGGCCGGCGTCGAAGAGGCGAAGGAGGAGCTGACGGAGATCGTCGACTTCCTCAAGCATCCCAAGCGTTACGCGGCCCTGGGTGCGCGCATCCCCAAGGGCGTCCTGCTGGTCGGGGCGCCGGGGACGGGCAAGACGCTCCTGGCGCGGGCGGTGGCCGGCGAGGCGGGCGTCCCCTTCTTCAGCATCAGCGGCTCCGACTTCGTCGAGATGTTCGTCGGCGTCGGCGCGGCGCGCGTCCGCGACCTCTTCGAGCAGGCCAAGAAGAACGCCCCCTGCATCGTCTTCATCGACGAGATCGACGCCGTCGGGCGCCAGCGCGGCGCAGGCCTGGGCGGCGGCCACGACGAGCGCGAGCAGACGCTCAACCAGCTGCTGGTGGAGATGGACGGCTTCGGACCGCACGAGGGGATCATCGTCATGGCCGCCACCAACCGGCCGGACGTGCTCGATCCCGCCCTCCTGCGACCCGGCCGCTTCGACCGCCAGGTGGTGCTGGAGCGTCCCGACCTGAACGGCCGCCACGCCATCCTCCAGGTGCACGCGCGCAACAAGCCGCTGGCCCCCGACGTCGACCTGAAGGTGCTCGCGCGCCGCACGCCCGGCTTTACGGGCGCCGACCTGGAGAACGTCCTCAACGAGGCGGCGCTCCTGGCCGCGCGCCAGCAGAAGAAGAGGATCGAGATGGCCGACATCGAGGCGGCCATCGACAAGGTGATGGCCGGCGGGCCGGAGCGGAAGGGCCGCATCATGAGCGAGGAGGAGAAGACCCGCGTGGCCTACCACGAGGGCGGCCACGCGCTGGTGGGCAAGCTCCTCGCCCACACGGACCCCGTCTACAAGGTCTCCATCATCTCCCGCGGCGCCGCGCTGGGCTACACCCTGGCGCTGCCCGAGCAGGACCGGTACCTGACCTCGCGGGAGGAGATCCTCGACCGCATCACGGCGCTCCTGGGCGGCCGGGCCGCCGAGGAGGTGGTCTTCGGCGACATCACCACCGGCGCCGCCGACGACCTGGAGAAGGCGACCAAGATGGCGCGCCAGATGATCACCGAGTTCGGCATGAGCGAGGAGCTGGGCCCGCTCACGTTCGGGAACAAGGCCTCGAGTCCGTTCCTGGGCCGGGAGCTGACGCGCGAGCGCGACTACTCCGAGCAGGTGGCGGCGGCCATCGACCGGGAGGTCAACCGCATCGTCACCACGCGCTACGAGACGGCCAAGGAGCTGATCCGCCGGCACCGGGAGCGCCTGGACACCCTCGCCCACCGGCTCCTGGAAAAGGAGACGCTGGAGGGGGACGAACTCCAGGCCATCCTGGACGGGCGCATCCTGGACGCCCCCGAGGAGGCACCGGTGCCTGCACGCCGTGCCGCCGCCTCCGAGGTCCACCCCGCCGGGACGCCGGGCGGGGCGCGCGAGGAAGGGCGCCGCAGCCTGGTCAACCCGCGCCTGCCGCTGCCGCCCCATCCCAACCCCGAGGCGCCTCCGGGCGCCGTCTGAGCCGCGGGAGAGAGCCGAGTCGCGAGGAGAGAGGGGCGGCCGCGGGCGACGCGCGGCCGCCCCTTCTCCCTTGTCGCCCTCCTCTTGGGGAGAGATAATCAGGCTAAAAGCGCCTAATCTGCGAATAGTGAGCAGCAAGGGCGCCTCAGGCTCAGGGGAGGTGACGATGCTTGGCGGGACGTGGGCGTCACAGGAAGGTGGCGCTGGTGCCTCTCGCCCTGGCGGCCTCGGCGCTCCTGCTGGGCGGGTGCGGGACCTATCCGCAGTCGGACTTCAACGCGGTCGGTCCCATCTCCCGGCTGCAGCGGGCCGCGCTGGTCGAGGACATGCGCTTCCTGGGCGTCATCGGCATCATCGTGATCGGCTTGGTGGTCTACGCGGCGATCCGGTTCCGTCACCGCCCCGGCGAGGAGGAGACACCGGCGCAGGTCGAGGGGAATCCCCGGCTGGAACTGGCCTGGTGGGTGGTGATCGCTCTCGGCCTCATCTTCCTCGTGGTGCCGCCGCTGCGCGACGAGTTCGTGCTCGCCCAGACGCCCCAGGGGCCCGGCGTCGTCCACGTCAAGGTGATCGGGCACCAGTGGTGGTGGGAGTTCCAGTACCCGGACTACAACTTTGTCACCGCCAACGAGCTGCACATCCCGGTGGGTGCCAAGATCGACCTCCAGGTGACGTCGGCGGATGTCATCCACAGCTTCTGGGTGCCCAACATCGCGGGCACGCTGGACGCCATCCCGGGCCGGATCAACACGGAGTGGTTCCAGGCCGACAGGCCGGGCGTCTACTGGGGCCAGTGCAAGGAGTTCTGCGGTCTCAACCACGCCAACATGCGCCTGCGCGTCGTGGCCGAGTCGCCGGCCGACTTCCAGAAGTGGGTCGACTCGCACCAGCATCCGGTGGGCGTGGCGGGCCTGACGGGTGACGCCCTGGCCGGCTGGCAGCTCTTCGACGGCGCGGCCGGCTGCAAGAACTGCCACACCATCGACGGAACGGACGCCAAGGGCATCATCGGGCCCAACCTGACCGGGATCGGCAGCCGGCTGGGCGTCGCCGCCATGACGCTGGTCCCCAACGACGCCCAGAACCTGAGCACCTGGCTGCACGACCCGCAGGCGGTCAAGCCGGGCAACGACATGGTCATCCCGATCAAGCTGAGCGACCAGCAGATCCGGCAGCTGATCGCCTTCCTCCAGACGCAGAAGACCTACGAGAGTCCCCAGGTGAAGGCGGCGCTCCAGAACCCGCTGGCCCAGTGACCTTCCACGGAGGAAGTGGCCGCGTCGACGGCCGGCTCCATCCGGAGGACGGGTTCATCACCTCGAGGGGAGTGAAGTGGACGATGGCCACAGCGGAACGGGCGCTCCATCTGCCGGAGCTCCGCACGGCGGAGGAGCGCGGGTTCCTCAGCTGGTTGATGACGGTGGACCACAAGCGCATCGGCATCCTCTACCTGGTCACCTCGGCGGTCTTCTTCGCCGCCGGTGGCGTCGAGGCGCTGCTGATGCGCACCCAGCTGATCCGGCCGGACAACACGTTCCTGGGACCGAAGACGTTCGACGAGATCCTGACCATGCACGGGACGACCATGATCTTTCTCGCGGTCATCCCGCTGGCGGCGGCGTTCTTCAACTATTTCATGCCGATCATGATCGGCGCCCGCGACGTCGCCTTCCCCCGCCTCAACGCCCTCAGCTACTGGCTCTACCTGGCCGGAGCGCTCATCCTCTACTCCAGCTGGTTCCTGGGCGGGGCGCCCGACGCGGGCTGGTTCAACTATGTGCCGCTCTCGGACGCCTTCTCCGGTCCGGGCGAGAACTTCTACATCCTGGGCCTGCTGCTGACCGGCTTCTCGTCCATCGTCTCGTCCGTCAACTTTGTCACCACGATCCTCAACATGCGCGCGCCCGGGATGTCGCTGATGCGCATGCCGGTCTTCGTCTGGGGCACCTTCCTCTGGTCGGCGCTTCTGCTCTTCTCGGCGCCGCCCTTCAGCGTGGCGCTGATCCTGCTGCTCCTGGACCGCATCGCCGGAACCGGCTTCTTCGTGCCGGCCATGGGCGGCAACGCGCTGATGTGGCAGCACCTCTTCTGGATCATGGGCCATCCCGAGGTCTACATCCTGGCCGTCCCCGCCTGGGGCGTCATCTCCGAGGTGCTGCCCACCTTCGCCAGGAAGCCGCTCTTCGGCTACCGCGGGGCGGTGATCGCGCTCTTCGCCATCTCCTCGCTCTCCTTCACCGTCTGGTCGCACCACATGTTCGCCACCGGCATGGGTCCGGTGGTCAACGACGCCTTCATGGTGACCACCAAGCTGATCTCGCTGCCCACCGGAGCCCTGGTCTTCACCTGGCTGGCGACGCTCTGGGGCGGCCGCATCCGCTACACCACGGCCATGCTCTTTGCCGTCGGCTTCCTGCCGCTCTTCATCTTCGGCGGGCTGACGGGGCTGATGCTGGCGACGGCGCCGGCCGACCTGCAGCTGACCGACACCTACTTCGTGATCGGGCACTTCCACTACATCGCCATCGGCGGCATCCTCTTCAGCATGCTGGCCGCCGCCTACTACTGGCTGCCCAAGATGACGGGCCGGATGCTGGACGAGCGCCTGGGCAAGTGGAGCTTCTGGATCACCTTCGTGGGCTTCAACCTCACCTTCTTCCCCATGCACCTCAGCGGGCTCTACGGCATGCCGCGGCGCATCTACACCTACTCGCCGCTCCTGGGCGTCGACGTCTACAACCTGCTCTCCACGGTGGGCGCCTACGTCCTGGGCGTGGGGCTCCTGATCACCCTGGTCAACGTGGCCCGGAGCCTGGCGGTGGGGAAGGTGGCGGGCGCCGATCCCTGGGACGCGCGCACGCTGGAGTGGACGACGCCCTCGCCGGTGCCGGCGTACAACTTCCGGGTCATCCCGCTGGTGCGCGGGCGCGACGCGCTCTGGTACGAGAAGCAGGCGCCGGACGGCGACGGGCGGATGCGTGGGGCGGAGGAGGCGGCGGGCGCCATCCACATGCCCGGACTCACCTACCTGCCCGCCCTGCTGGCCCTGGGCCTGCTGGTGGCCGCCTACGGGGTCAACTTCAAGCTGGTCTGGCTGGCCGCGCTGGGCGCCTTGATCACCTTCTACTCCATCTTCCGGCAGATGTTCGAGGCGGATCGCGGCTACCTCCTGGAACCGAGGGGTGAGAGCGAATGAGCAGCCGCCCGCTGGAGGCGCTGCAGGAAGAGGAGGAGCGCGAGGCCGCACTCCATGCGGAGAACGTCCGGCTGGCCTTCTGGATCTGGCTCGCCTCGGAGGCGGTCTTCTTCGCCTCGCTGATCGGCGTCTACGTGGCCCTGGAGGGGCGCAGCGTGTCGGGGCCGACGCCGGTGGACGTCTTCGACCTGCCCATGACCACCGTCGCGACGCTGGACCTGCTCCTCTCGAGCCTGACCATGGTGCTGGCGGTCGTCTCCATGTGGCGGAGGCGCCCCGGCGCGGTCAAGCTCTGGCTGGCGGTGACGGCGCTCCTGGGCCTGGTCTTCCTGGGCTTCCAGGCGACCGAGTACTCCAGCTTCATGCGCGACGGGCTCCTCTTCAACACCAACGTCTTCTCCGCCAGCTTCTACACGCTGACCGGCTTCCACGGGGCGCACGTGGCCTTCGGCGTGGCCTGGCTGGTGGGCCTGCTGATCAGCGCGCTCCGGGGCCACCTGCGCCCCGAGGAGGAGCACAAGCTGGAGGTGGCCGGGCTCTACTGGCACTTCGTCGACGTGGTCTGGATCGTCATCTTCACCGTCGTCTACGTCCTGGGCACGGCGGCGTAGGAGGGAAGTCGGCATGCGCGCGGAGGGGCTCGAAGCGGGACGGGAGGCGAGGGAAGACCACCCTGTGGCGCCCTATGTGGTCAGCACGGTGGTGGCGGCTCTCCTGACGCTGGCGGCGGTGGTCCTGGCCTACGCCCACGTGGCGCTGGGGATCCTGGCCCCCCTGCTGCTGGTCATGGCGCTGGTGCAGGTCTTTCTGCAGGTCTACTACCTGATGCACCTGAACCGGTCGCCGCGCGCCCACCAGGTGATCTTCGGCGTCGGCGTGGCACTGGCCGTGCTGATCGCCGTCGCCCTGGGCGTCCTCGACCGGATGGCGTAGGGCGGAACCGGGCCCGGCGCCACGCGCGCCGGGCCCGGCCAAGCCGCACCCCGCGCGACGGAGGGGTGCGGGGGGAGGCGAGGGCTGATGGAAGAGAAGCCGGGGACGCTGGCGGCGGGGGCCGGAGCGGCGGCCGGGGCGGAGGTCTGGGCCGCCCACGGGGCGCAGCTCCGGCGGGGCTGGCCGGCCCTGGCGGTCGACTACGTGGCGCTGACCAAGCCGGGCATCGTGCTGCTCCTGGTGCTGACCGCCTACGCCGCCATGCTGGTCGCCAGCGACGGCCTGCCGCCCCTGGGCACCGTCGCCTGGACGCTGGCGGGGCTCGCGCTCTCCGCCGGCGGCGCCAACGCGGTCAACATGTGGTACGACCGCGACATCGACCGCGTGATGGCACGGACCCGGAACCGGCCCGTCCCGTCGGGGCGCCTCGGGGCGGAGCAGGCGCTGGCTTTCGGCGTCCTTCTCGGCGCGCTGGCCTTCGCCCTGATGGCCTGGCGCGTCGGCTGGCTGGCGGCCGGCCTGACGCTGGCCGGCTACCTCTATTACGTCTTCATCTACACCATGTGGCTGAAGCGGCGGACGCCCCAGAACATCGTCATCGGCGGCGGGGCGGGCGCCTTCCCGCCGCTGGTGGGCTGGGCGGCGGTGACGGGTTCGCTGGCGCTGCCCGCGATGCTGATGTTCCTGGTGATCTTTCTCTGGACGCCGCCCCACTTCTGGTCGCTCTCGCTCTACAAGCAGGAAGACTACCGGCGCGCCGGCATCCCCATGATGCCCGTGGCCCGCGGCGAGCGGCGGACGAAGGCGGAGAGCCTCTTCTACACCCTGGCGCTGGTGGCCGCCTCGCTGGCCATGGCCCGGACGGGGACGGTGGGCCCGCTCTACACGGTGGTGGCGGCGGTGCTGGGCGCGCTCTTCGTGGCACTCCACGTCCCCCTCTGGCGGGAGAGCTCGCCCGAGGCGCCCTGGGCGCGCAAGACCTTCCGCTACTCGCTCGTCTACCTGACGCTGCTCTTCGCCGCCCTGGTGGTCAGCCACGTGGTGGGCGTATGAGCCTCTTCTGGAGCCGGGGGCTGCCCCTCCTGGGCGAGCTCCTGATGCTGGCCAGTGCGGCGGCGGTGGTGGCCGGCTGGCGGCGGATCCGCCGCGGCGAGGTAGAGCGCCACCGGCGGGCGATGGTGACGGCGGCCGTCCTGGGCGCGGCCTTCTTCGTCAGCTACGCCCTGCGCACCCTGGCGGTGGGCGACACGCGCTTCGGTGGCCCGCCCGCGCTGCGCCTTCCGTACCTGGCCTTTCTCCAGGCGCACACGCTCCTGGCCACGGCGGCCGGGATCCTGGGCATCGTCACCCTGCGGCGCGGCCTGGCGGGCCGATTCGCGCAGCATCGGCGGGTGGCGCCGTGGACGGCCGCGCTCTGGCTGGTGGCGGCGGCCACCGGCTTGGTGGTCTACCTGATGCTGTACGTGATCTATCCGCCCGGGCCGACGACACGCGTCCTGAACGTGATCCTGGGACGCTGAGCCGGAGGGCGGGCGAAGCGGACGCCGCCGGACGATGCGGCGAGCGGGAGGCGGGGAGCTTGGCGGGGCGGATGCGAGGCACGGCCCACCACGGACGCGCGCACGGGGCCGGAGCGACGGTGGATTGGGGCACCCTGGGGATCTACCTCCTGGGCGTCGGGGCCGGGGCCCTGGACACCAGCATCCTTCTGCCGGTGCTGAGCGGTATCGCCTCCTCCTTCCAGGTCTCCCTGACCTGGACGGCCTGGACGCTCTCAGGCTACACGGTGGCCTACGCAGCCTCTACGGTCCTGGCCGGAGCGCTGGGCGACCGGCTCGGCCGCCTGCGCCTCTTCCGGGGCGGGGTGGGCGCCTTCGGCCTGGCCTCCCTCCTGGCCGCGCTCTCGCCGGGGGTGCACAGCTTCGGGCTCTTTCTTCTGGCGCGGGTGGTGCAGGGCATGGGCGCGGGCGCCGTCTACCCCAACGCGCAGGCGGAGGGGATCGCCCTCTTCCCGCCGGAGCGGAAAGGGGCGGCGCTGGGCGTCTTCGGCGCCGTCTTCGGCCTGGCCAGCGTGGTCGGACCCGACCTGGGCGGCGCCATGGGCCAGTACCTGGGGTGGCCGAGCCTCTTCCTGTTGAACGTGCCCCTGGTGCTGGCCGCGCTGGCGGGCTCGCGCCGCCTCGGAGCGGGCAGCCGCTCGGAGAGGCCGCTGCCCGACGCGGCCGGCGGGCTGGCCTTCGCCGCCGGCCTCGCCCTGCTGCTCCTGGCCCTGACGGCACGCGGGCCCGCGGCCGGGCTCCTTGGCGCCGGGGCGGCGCTGGCGCTGGCGCTGTTCGCCTGGAGGCAGCGGCGGTCGCGGGTCCCCTTCCTGCAGACGGCGCCGCTGGCGGGGATGGCGGGCCTTTCGTTGGTGGCGGGCGCGGCGGTGATCGGCTTCGATCTCTCCGCCTCCACCTTCGTGCCCACCATGGTCCAGGAGAAGTTCCACCTGTCCGTCCTCGCCTCGGGCTTCTCTATGATGCCGGCGGCGGTCACCGGAGCCCTGCTGGCGGGCGCCGCGGGGCTGCTGGTCGACCGCGCGGGTCCGCGGCCGGTGCTGGAGGCGGGGCTGGCGATAGCGGCGGCGGGCTCGCTGCTCCTGGCCTGGCCGGGGCTGGACATGGCCCGCTTCGTGGCGGCCATGGCGCTCCTGGGCGCGGCCACCGCCTTCACCATGGGCGCGCCCATCAACCGACTGGCGCTGGCGCTCTACCGGGAGGAGGCGGCGGGCGAGGCGCTCTCGCTGGTGGCCGTCTTCCGCTCGGTGGGCATGGCAGCCGGGCCCGTACTGCTGGCGCTGGCCGCCTCGGCGCGGAGCTTCACCGGCATGTTCTCCAGCGTGGCGCTGGCCTCGCTGGCGGGTATGGCGCTCTTCGCCCTGGTCCGCGAGGGCGCGGCGCGATCGGAGGAGCTGGCGGCCGGGCGCTGAGCCGGCCGCCGGCTTTCGTGGGAGGCGAGCAAGCGATGCGGGGAGTGCTTCCTCCGGCTGCGGAGGGGACGGGGCGCGCCCCCGCCGGGCTCCGCCGCCTGGCCCTGGCCAGCGCGCTGGCCATGCTGGTGGTGGTGGCGGCGGGGGCGCTGGTGACGAACACGGGATCGGGTCACGGCTGCGGCAACAGCTGGCCGCTTTGCAACGGGCGTCTCCTGCCTGTCTGGTCGCTGCCTGCGCTCATCGAGTTCGGCCACCGGCTGGTCACCGGCCTCTCCGGGCTCCTCCTGGTGCCGCTGGCGGTCTGGACCTGGCGGCGGGGCGACGGCCGCGCGCGACGACTGCTGCTCTTCGGCCTCGCCTTCGTGGTGGTGGAGTCCTTCCTGGGTGCGGCGGCCGTGCTCTGGGGCGAACCCACGGCGGTGCTCGCGCTCCACTTCGGCATCTCGCTCCTGGCCTTCACGGGCATCTGGCTGGTGGCAGCCTGGCTCCGGCAGGACGGGGAGGCTGTGCGACGGCGCCCGCAGGCGCCGGCCCGCTTCCGGCGCCTGGCCTGGACGGCCTCCGTCACCGTCTACGGCGTCATCTACCTGGGCGCCTACGTGCAGCATGTCGGCGCCGCAGGCGCGTGCGGCGGCTGGCCGCTCTGCCGGGGAGCCCTGCTG
The genomic region above belongs to Bacillota bacterium and contains:
- a CDS encoding COX15/CtaA family protein: MRGVLPPAAEGTGRAPAGLRRLALASALAMLVVVAAGALVTNTGSGHGCGNSWPLCNGRLLPVWSLPALIEFGHRLVTGLSGLLLVPLAVWTWRRGDGRARRLLLFGLAFVVVESFLGAAAVLWGEPTAVLALHFGISLLAFTGIWLVAAWLRQDGEAVRRRPQAPARFRRLAWTASVTVYGVIYLGAYVQHVGAAGACGGWPLCRGALLPPPGGLAAVEFVHRLAALVAVAVLALLAREGRRLRGSRPELAGASATALLFILLQALSGGLVVLGGMALGLELLHTTLVTLLFAALSYTLLMSAPAPEGRPAAGAGPWERSEERRLARA